In one window of Bombus vancouverensis nearcticus chromosome 10, iyBomVanc1_principal, whole genome shotgun sequence DNA:
- the IntS1 gene encoding integrator complex subunit 1 isoform X2 produces the protein MDRGKAGIGRGAKSKIAQHPSDLFALGSKGSRNENSDVKRPGVIHSKQSSNTSTSGTDRKREAPSGSLQSFQYIPQKKPKLAAHVSHQRPPFSSAEAWELVAIDTDPADFVPMVLEANDNDEGDKVIGIICGAIKTLKNQKWKPDTLVYMGLLYLAKIRPSMFSNDCILHALSSLLKRDQGHNYKTKGNPLVPVLAANLLMKGFHDKRNWPEIFVKLYIEDALGERVWVDHEECKGFVDNILTGFNTRHPPKSVLQPELSVLTPRDCHSPSTIDDEDPGSSSVQFSGDKEKIEFPITPRYTHCIENIEFIVLEAVKEQLNRRQPESITKNFLKLLSSACGFVEIRNIAVPRLEVWLHNPKLMRPAQELLSYICYNCTSHTQRDVEVISQLVKMRLKTKAVINLYLNGVKELIGLHPENLCTILKHTIYNELSNARNPNNMPMIGVMFQTLSEQAAKLLAEIFQDLLMNREDYLRPLRALLREIVRVCRHDINLLIFARTLMSERQDIAQQLLNFEFKERVFISIADLLCLCMLLAISPQVKEAAALAQRGDKKDIALLHQFQNMVATIQFEAVLWLQNSAPQMYAIGKNELLHALHKILLLEPPEQYYKLDNWPPESDRVFYLRLISDVPLLQNTLLRLLLIGFSKENGITHSETLDLVDQLVRRAAANSTESFPTLQADKLDIIELIFNLCIYQPPGTINIPSNYVPPTLAISNLYWKGWIMLLILAAHNPSTIGAVAWKRYPILRTLMEMCITNHFSYPPPTMALPEIIEQERSKELQVEAIEKQEILEYESHLAAASTRIQISEQNSLLLSQLMTMEPTGIARRPPPAVLEQIQSLNVSHRLGHLLCRSRKPDFLLDIIQRQQQSSSQSMPWLADLVQNSEGSLSQLPVQCLCEFLLSTSTQAVEKQPRQQQLLAHLQMLLTDPEQDRQHAYEVLEYFLRRLSSQQTGSRLQAITGLKMVLGSIPTEEEPMDIDGENEKEIWLLRKLPSIPHFLSVRSLVSTALRGACQVENNPDLVHAYISYLAAHTTDDDLPDLTDLVNEIAQLVVERSTIIAAILPQPEIDNPPNKAAKQTLHAFMVIFCNYLEKARSPRAEEYTWSESQDQILVQWSTGEECTMHILVVHAMIILLTYDSDDDVLFDALLETWFPLNTEPPKAFLVDTSEEALLIPDWLKLRMIRSSVPRLIDAALKDLEPQQLVLFIQSFGIPVPSMTKLLHTLDTGVQIDPSSVGEAVLDKTYMAQLVEVQHRRGATGGLVFVQVLQLMEPELPDENAVTIAQLQEPLPLSAVVQIQSVIQSSVKTDVPHLINRLFIENIPMNQKVDAYRRLHKTLAKDLQKSAKESGAAVLAIQHICSVLSSMQVKQFLASLVHMPQYSCTLMRVILLPLKKPSTSKQVVELARNMCLNLIQLIGDVKAPVLSILRDFANVQLTKTPKSMELTMLMQNRDPGSILESTDPVNLEAVGRKLLNICLKQQKTDVLVEAMARLLVNDSNEGILKPRTGVLIDWLASVEPELIGTCPTLQMKLLFGKTKIQMKVDNNVMSSHSFRPYLLTLLTHRASWATLYKCVGHLLDKCDDGYDPTAVLDFLWALTCNPKLWQGRDKFTPKHYVPENILLLHEKQLLTLVAYIVAEAVIIYNCQNRNIALARMDSRLDLLLHCVSTDDHLVASVVKYLAARMMNDSDIDSDMVHQFLLHMYMKIPKVICYLDTFQTKKFVGGAKITKWTGSVLDCMSHSLLTALAATPRQKSWNSRSQDFELCARKMAAVHPILVLRQLPMLASSLMGRSYLDFSQFRAGHHLNLFVQIMGLLELLQPHLFSEEHQTALEDTLENYFQCFQNYGPVKDLIPLLNRFITLLQAYISYNAQRALKYLQKHAQALQYIIQI, from the exons ATGGATCGTGGAAAGGCAGGAATTGGCAGAGGTGCAAAAAGTAAAATTGCTCAGCATCCTTCTGATTTATTTGCACTTGGATCCAAAGGTTCGCGTAATGAAAATTCTGATGTTAAAAGACCAGGTGTTATTCATTCTAAGCAAAGTAGTAATACTTCAACTTCTG GAACTGACAGAAAAAGAGAAGCACCATCAGGATCACTTCAATCTTTTCAATATATCCCACAAAAAAAACCTAAACTTGCTGCACATGTTTCTCATCAACGACCACCATTCTCAAGTGCTGAAGCTTGGGAATTGGTAGCCATAGATACTGATCCAGCAGATTTTGTTCCAATGGTCCTAGAAGCTAATGATAATGATGAAGGTGACAAAGTTATAGGCATTATTTGTGGTGCCATAAAAACACTTAAAAATCAGAAGTGGAAACCAGATACATTGGTATACATGGGATTATTATACTTAGCAAAAATTCGTCCTTCTATGTTTTCAAATGATTGTATATTACACGCACTATCCTCTTTATTGAAACGGGATCAAGGACAtaattataaaacgaaaggaaaccCATTAGTTCCTGTACTTGCAGCTAATTTGTTAATGAAGGGGTTTCATGATAAAAGAAATTGGCCAGAAATCTTTGTTAAG CTATACATTGAGGATGCTTTAGGTGAAAGAGTATGGGTTGATCATGAAGAATGCAAAGGTTTTGTAGATAATATTTTAACAGGATTTAATACAAGGCATCCACCAAAAAGTGTCCTACAACCAGAACTATCTGTATTAACACCACGAGATTGTCATAGTCCATCTACAATTGACGATGAAGATCCAGGATCTTCATCTGTACAGTTTTCTGGTgacaaagaaaaaatagagtTTCCTATTACTCCTAGATACACTCATTGTATAGAGAACATAGAGTTCATTGTTCTTGAAGCTGTGAAAGAACAGTTGAATAGACGACAACCAGAGTCAATTACCAAAAACTTTCTAAAATTACTTTCTTCAGCCTGTGGTTTTGTAGAAATCAGAAATATTGCCGTTCCAAGATTAGAAGTATGGTTGCATAATCCGAAACTAATGAGACCTGCCCAAGAATTACTGAGTTATATTTGTTACAATTGTACTTCTCATACACAAAGAGATGTTGAAGTTATAAGTCAATTAGTAAAAATGAGATTGAAAACTAAAGCtgtaattaatttatatctAAATGGCGTAAAGGAATTAATCGGCTTGCACCCTGAAAATTTATGTACTATCTTAAAACATACAATTTATAACGAATTATCTAATGCAAGAAATCCAAATAATATGCCAATGATAGGTGTAATGTTTCAAACTTTATCCGAGCAAGCAGCTAAGTTACTTGCAGAAATATTTCAGGATTTATTAATGAACCGAGAAGATTATCTGAGACCTTTACGTGCTTTACTCAGAGAAATCGTACGTGTTTGTCGACACGATATTAATTtacttatttttgcgcgtacaTTGATGTCCGAAAGACAGGATATAGCGCAACAGTTGCTTAATTTTGAATTCAAAGAACGAGTCTTCATTTCAATTGCAGATTTATTGTGCTTATGTATGTTACTAGCTATCAGCCCACAAGTTAAAGAAGCTGCAGCATTAGCACAAAGAGGTGATAAAAAAGATATAGCTTTATTACATCAATTTCAGAACATGGTAGCAACAATACAATTCGAAGCCGTGTTATGGCTACAGAATTCGGCGCCACAGATGTACGCCATTGGAAAAAATGAGCTCCTTCATGCCTTACATAAAATTTTACTGCTTGAACCACCAGAGCAGTACTATAAATTAGATAATTGGCCACCCGAATCTGATAGAGTATTTTATTTACGTCTTATTTCGGATGTTCCATTATTACAGAATACATTGTTAAGACTATTACTGATTGGTTTTTCAAAA GAAAATGGCATTACTCATTCAGAAACATTAGATTTGGTGGATCAATTAGTTAGACGAGCGGCAGCTAACTCAACTGAGAGTTTCCCGACATTACAAGCTGATAAATTGGATATAATTGAACTTATTTTTAACTTGTGCATTTATCAACCACCAGGAACTATAAACATACCGTCAAA CTATGTACCACCTACTTTGGCAATATCAAATTTATATTGGAAAGGGTGGATAATGTTATTAATACTGGCTGCTCACAATCCTTCTACTATTGGTGCTGTTGCATGGAAGAGGTATCCCATTTTACGGACTCTAATGGAAATGTGTATTACGAA TCATTTCTCCTATCCACCACCAACGATGGCATTACCAGAAATAATAGAGCAAGAACGTTCGAAAGAATTGCAAGTTGAAGCTATAGAGAAACAAGAAATATTAGAATACGAATCGCACTTAGCTGCTGCATCAACAAGAATACAAATATCAGAACAAAACAGTTTATTACTATCACAACTAATGACTATGGAACCAACTGGAATTGCTAGGAGACCACCTCCAGCAGTATTGGAACAAATACAATCATTAAATGTGTCTCATAGGTTGGGACATTTACTTTGTCGATCTCGTAAACCAGATTTCTTATTAGATATAATACAAAGACAACAACAGAGTTCGTCTCAGAGTATGCCATGGCTAGCAGATCTTGTACAAAATAGCGAGGGATCTCTTAGTCAATTACCTGTACAGTGTCTTTGTGAATTTTTATTATCTACTAGTACTCAAGCTGTGGAGAAGCAACCAAGACAACAACAGCTATTAGCCCATCTTCAAATGTTATTAACTGATCCCGAACAGGATCGACAACATGCTTACGAGGTTTTAGAATATTTCTTAAGAAGACTGAGCAGTCAACAAACTGGCAGCCGCCTTCAAGCAATTACAGGTTTGAAGATGGTACTTGGATCAATACCTACTGAAGAGGAACCTATGGATATAGATGGAGAGAATGAAAA GGAGATCTGGCTTCTTCGCAAATTACCGTCCATACCTCATTTCTTATCAGTACGATCTTTAGTTTCTACTGCTCTTCGAGGTGCATGTCAAGTCGAAAATAACCCAGATCTTGTACATGCGTACATATCTTATCTTGCTGCGCATACTACAGACGATGATTTACCCGATTTAACTGATTTAGTTAACGAAATAGCTCAATTAGTAGTCGAACGAAGTACGATTATAGCAGCTATTCTACCGCAACCAGAAATTGACAATCCACCAAATAAAGCAGCTAAACAGACTCTGCATGCTTTCATGGTGATTTTCTGTAATTATCTAGAAAAAGCTCGATCTCCACGAGCAGAGGAATATACCTGGTCTGAAAGTCAAGACCAGATATTAGTACAATGGAGTACAGGAGAAGAGTGTACTATGCATATTTTAGTTGTTCATGCTATGATAATCTTATTAACGTACGACTCTGATGATGATGTATTGTTTGATGCTTTACTTGAAACTTGGTTTCCATTGAATACAGAACCACCAAAAGCTTTCCTCGTTGATACAAGCGAAGAAGCTTTATTAATACCTGATTGGTTAAAACTAAGAATGATTAGAAGTAGTGTACCACGTTTAATTGACGCAGCTCTTAAAGATTTGGAACCAcaacaactggttctttttatTCAGAGCTTCGGTATTCCTGTTCCTTCAATGACTAAATTACTCCATACATTGGATACTGGTGTGCAAATTGACCCGAGTTCTGTTGGTGAAGCAGTACTCGATAAGACGTATATGGCACAATTAGTTGAAGTTCAACACAGAAGAGGGGCAACGGGTGGACTAGTCTTTGTACAGGTTTTACAATTGATGGAGCCAGAGTTACCTGATGAAAATGCTGTAACTATCGCACAATTACAGGAACCTTTACCTCTAAGTGCTGTAGTTCAAATACAATCTGTCATACAATCTTCTGTTAAAACGGATGTCCCACATTTAATCAATAGATTATTTATCGAAAATATACCAATGAATCAAAAGGTAGATGCATATCGCCGATTACATAAAACCTTAGCAAAAGATTTGCAGAAATCTGCTAAAGAAAGTGGAGCTGCTGTGTTAGCAATACAACATATATGTAGTGTATTAAGTTCAATGCAAGTTAAACAATTCTTAGCCTCGCTTGTTCACATGCCTCAGTATTCTTGCACCCTAATGCGAGTAATATTGTTGCCTTTAAAAAAGCCATCGACTTCGAAACAAGTGGTTGAATTAGCCCGTAATATGTGTCTAAACTTGATACAGCTAATAGGAGATGTAAAAGCACCAGTTCTATCTATTTTAAGAGACTTTGCAAACGTGCAATTAACCAAAACGCCAAAAAGCATGGAATTAACGATGTTGATGCAAAATCGGGATCCTGGATCTATTTTAGAAAGCACGGATCCAGTGAATTTGGAAGCAGTTGGACGTaagttattaaatatttgtctGAAACAACAGAAAACCGACGTTCTTGTTGAGGCAATGGCAAGATTACTAGTAAATGATAGTAATGAAGGCATTTTGAAGCCACGAACTGGTGTATTAATCGATTGGTTAGCATCTGTTGAACCAGAATTAATTGGAACATGTCCTACTCTCCAAATGAAACTTTTATTTGGGAAAACGAAGATACAAATGAAAGTTGATAACAATGTTATGAGTTCACATTCATTTAGGCCCTACTTGTTAACTTTATTGACGCATAGGGCAAGTTGGGCAACTTTGTACAAATGTGTTGGACATTTATTAGATAAATGTGATGATGG GTATGATCCGACAGCTGTTCTGGACTTCTTGTGGGCATTAACTTGTAATCCAAAACTCTGGCAAGGCAGAGACAAATTCACGCCAAAACATTATGTTccagaaaatattttacttttacacGAGAAACAGTTACTAACACTTGTAGCGTATATAGTTGCAGAAGCTGTTATCATATATAATTGTCAAAACAGAAACATTGCACTTGCTCGAATGGATTCTCGTCttgatttattattacactGTGTTTCTACAGACGATCATTTGGTAGCCAGTGTAGTAAAATATTTGGCTGCACGTATGATGAATGACTCAGA tattGATTCAGATATGGTCCATCAATTCTTGTTACACATGTACATGAAAATACCTAAAGTAATATGTTACTTAGACACATTTCAAACTAAAAAGTTTGTTGGAGGagcaaaaattacaaaatggaCGGGTTCTGTGTTAGATTGTATGAGTCATTCTTTGTTAACTGCTCTAGCAGCAACACCGCGGCAAAAGTCATGGAATTCTAGATCTCAAGACTTCGAATTATGCGCCCGAAAAATGGCTGCTGTGCATCCTATTTTAGTGTTACGACAACTTCCAATGTTAGCGTCGTCACTAATGGGAAGATCTTATTTGGATTTTAGTCAATTTAGAGCAGGTCATCATCTAAATCTTTTTGTACAAATAATGGGATTACTGGAATTACTACAACCACATTTGTTTAGTGAAGAACATCAGACTGCTTTGGAAGATACATTGGAGAATTACTTTCAGTGCTTCCAA AATTATGGTCCAGTAAAAGATCTTATACCACTCTTAAATAGATTTATTACATTACTACAAGCATACATCTCTTATAATGCACAAAGGGCATTGAAATATTTGCAGAAACATGCTCAGGCTCTACA GTACATTATCCAAATCTAG